From the genome of Alosa sapidissima isolate fAloSap1 chromosome 14, fAloSap1.pri, whole genome shotgun sequence, one region includes:
- the cdh15 gene encoding cadherin-15, which yields MELRRLAGRFLFLFTLCQVWPSSQTQQHGLEPAVLYPWRQARGGLARMKRDWIIPPIRVLENGKQVPEPLVQIKSDKVSTGQVIYRLEGPGVNQEPKDLFEIDEKTGWINTKMPLDREKYSSFTLKAFALSPSGERLESPTTIEIYVLDQNDNRPNFTKPQFEGSIREFALPGTSVMRVIAEDKDDPMTDNAILSYSIIKQESFPPNKAEKNMFGIRETTGEIYTLEGIDREEIQAISLTLQVADMSGMGLTSTGHAIINITDINNHGPKFLPDKYKFYAVENALTEAIGKVNATDGDEQGGKNWEVQYHISEGDPNSHFSIITDPVTNQGILSVIKPLDFESSPEHELVLTVSNLVPLEGMSLDSPITTATVTVVVLNENEAPRFYVDPIPVKVPESIVPGTVIAQNIAHDPDTTRLRFEISHDPERWLAINHDTGVVTARQAFNIRSRHVKDNIYRARIKVSDADTDGISTTGTLEISLIETNDHSPQLFPLSATMCSNRQTKGVLLTATDEDMPPHSAPFTFTMLSEANWTVMNINETHAILEHLVDVESGEFSVYVTVSDSGAPQLTSVNQINVTVCPCDADGECKAIFDAIFANRVGLSFIALIVIMSCLALLFLLLLLTVAVGACKRHHMKKGGGLLIGVSDDDIRDNVFNYDEQGGGEEDENVFNIDLLRNPSDIVPSPSPFAPPVSGFPRGRQPLRKDAPHNLPSPTYPRRPPADPTDIEDFINDGLEAADNDPNVPPYDTALIYDYEGDGSLAGSLSTLASASSDGDQDYDYLNDWGPRFKKLANMYDPR from the exons ATGGAGCTCAGGCGACTGGCGGGACGGTTCTTATTCCTTTTCACTCTGTGTCAG GTCTGGCCAAGCTCCCAGACGCAACAGCATGGGCTGGAACCAGCCGTCCTGTATCCGTGGCGACAGGCCAGAGGGGGGCTGGCCAGGATGAAGCGGGACTGGATCATCCCACCCATCCGTGTGCTGGAGAACGGCAAGCAGGTCCCAGAGCCACTCGTACAG ATCAAATCAGACAAGGTTTCCACGGGTCAGGTGATCTACAGGCTGGAAGGGCCAGGGGTCAACCAGGAGCCCAAGGACCTTTTCGAAATAGATGAGAAAACAGGATGGATCAACACCAAGATGCCCCTGGACAGAGAAAAATACAGCAGTTTCACG CTGAAAGCCTTTGCCTTGTCGCCGAGTGGGGAAAGGCTAGAGAGTCCAACCACTATTGAAATCTATGTGCTGGATCAAAATGACAACAGGCCAAACTTCACCAAGCCTCAGTTCGAGGGCAGTATTCGTGAGTTTGCTCTACCAG GTACCTCGGTGATGCGTGTAATAGCTGAAGATAAAGATGACCCCATGACAGACAATGCCATCTTGAGTTACTCCATCATCAAACAAGAGAGCTTTCCTCCTAACAAAGCAGAGAAGAACATGTTTGGCATCCGAGAAACAACGGGGGAAATTTACACTCTCGAGGGCATAGACAGAGAG GAAATCCAGGCCATCAGCCTGACTCTTCAGGTGGCTGACATGTCAGGGATGGGTCTGACCAGCACTGGCCACGCCATCATCAACATCACTGACATCAACAACCATGGTCCAAAGTTCCTCCCTGACAAG TACAAGTTCTATGCTGTGGAGAATGCCCTGACTGAAGCAATAGGAAAGGTCAATGCCACTGATGGTGATGAGCAGGGTGGAAAGAACTGGGAAGTTCAGTATCACATTTCAGAGGGGGATCCCAACTCACACTTTTCCATCATAACAGATCCTGTCACCAACCAAGGCATTTTGTCAGTCATAAAG CCACTGGACTTTGAGTCCAGTCCTGAGCATGAGTTGGTCCTAACTGTGTCCAACTTGGTGCCACTGGAGGGCATGTCCCTCGATTCCCCCATCACCACAGCTACAGTCACCGTTGTGGTTTTGAATGAGAACGAAGCGCCCCGCTTCTATGTAGACCCAATCCCTGTAAAAGTTCCTGAGTCAATTGTGCCTGGAACAGTTATTGCCCAAAACATCGCCCACGACCCCGACACTACCAGACTCAG GTTCGAGATCAGCCATGACCCAGAGAGGTGGCTTGCCATTAACCATGACACTGGAGTAGTCACGGCTAGACAAGCCTTCAACATCCGCTCGCGACACGTCAAGGACAACATTTACCGTGCCAGGATTAAAGTATCTGATGCTG ATACCGATGGGATCTCGACCACAGGCACTCTGGAGATTTCCCTCATTGAGACGAATGACCACAGCCCTCAGCTCTTCCCACTGAGTGCCACCATGTGCAGCAACAGACAAACTAAAGGTGTCCTGCTGACAGCCACTGATGAGGACATGCCACCACACTCTGCGCCTTTCACGTTCACCATGCTCTCTGAAGCCAACTGGACTGTAATGAATATCAACG AGACCCATGCAATCCTGGAGCATCTGGTAGACGTTGAATCCGGGGAATTCTCCGTCTATGTGACCGTGTCCGACTCGGGCGCACCCCAACTCACCTCCGTCAACCAGATCAATGTCACCGTATGCCCATGTGACGCAGATGGGGAATGCAAGGCCATCTTTGACGCCATCTTTGCCAACCGAGTGGGCCTCAGTTTCATCGCCCTGATTGTCATCATGAGTTGTCTCGCTCTCTTATTCT TGTTGCTGTTGCTCACGGTGGCTGTGGGAGCCTGCAAGAGACACCATATGAAGAAAGGAGGCGGGCTGCTGATCGGAGTGTCGGATGACGACATCCGTGACAATGTCTTCAACTACGATGAGCAgggcggaggagaggaggatgag AATGTGTTCAACATTGACCTGCTGCGGAATCCCAGTGATATCGTCCCTTCCCCATCGCCCTTCGCTCCCCCGGTCTCCGGCTTCCCAAGAGGCAGACAGCCACTCAGGAAAGACGCTCCACACAACCTCCCCTCGCCTACTTACCCGCGCAGACCCCCTGCTGATCCCACCGACATCGAAGACTTCATCAATGAT GGTCTGGAGGCTGCTGACAATGACCCCAACGTGCCCCCCTACGACACGGCGCTCATCTACGACTACGAGGGGGACGGCTCTCTGGCGGGCAGCCTGAGCACCCTGGCCTCGGCCAGCTCGGACGGAGACCAGGATTATGACTACCTCAACGACTGGGGCCCACGCTTCAAAAAACTAGCAAACATGTACGACCCACGTTAA